In Methanobacteriaceae archaeon, the following proteins share a genomic window:
- a CDS encoding PKD domain-containing protein, which yields NITQNSGTGLTTIGSNTIIQNNNLQNNTGYGIDTNGQNNTLTQNQITNNGAAGIQINGMNNIINNNIIAKNGYSPPYRWNKGGICLISGNQSVINNLIAENTDGITISTSNNTIKQNTFINNNIGLTLSSTNNTVTLNNISNGATGVSISTNENFYNNTIFNCTTGVSLISARISGNTIMNCSTGISLTTPNNKVSKNTITNNAVGVYIGSTNNQVSENEIKGNQEGIRVYRTSNNLISENNITKNVIGLRIVSATKNNIVNNEILNNSLNGCLIESSYSNLLFENTLRFNKNGLSSISSVSLVLNSLILNNLENDISMNNSKADIAYSTYDETKTTFSNNSIITPTWEFYVVVLDKNRNQVENASITIKNNNGTIIGQGITNSHGLFKLDNAAWYNRTENSSQAPYKISVILNGKEYCFENNITQRAVGYPAGPLECLLPVIDPAHATLPDGDGDGDGDGDGDGDGDGDGDGDGDGDGDGDGDGDQYPPIYKEIYQKYVETAKNHIELYVSLPPLDINSQTYVRFGQSVEQPVYITNLGTIDTGQLLIYIKMEQNDQFFNITGVRLISTIKSGNTTEKAYKYLLTQEEMSKMVSKEEPATIALPNIAPGSCIELSVTIQAGPLPADIPPRQVYTKTESLKVSIFGTEDTQVYQSGLEFRQKLNGSEWTPIGKSYKGNTSFYNDLQISNSIKVLTAAISERFPPFKIIELAFDLNESRKNAEFGGQIYNRTIIVNTVYVDEAGRIQPITIRRDLMDNETIPSDLNYEFRYELKYGLDAQIRFAREDSVKITAIGSRDPNNKIGIGGEGDQGFIPYIQTIPYIINFENMENASAPAQKVVILDQLDENFDWRTFKFGNIKIGNQTIPSWQDLVDLRPYQNLIVKINRTIDYETGLVKWEFISIDPDTGLMTTKPLAGFLPPNIIQPEGEGAVRYTIQPKLNLTSGTTLKNKAWIIFDNNDPIETNEVINTIDDEKPTSNVIQLPGNTNQTDFEVSWIGNDNNGSGISKYTIYVSDNNGSYNIWLETNETFATYNGTLGHTYKFFSIAEDNVVNTELAPREPDAMTTIITNLAPMAHLLESYLGEEGSEITFNASTSCDPDGDNLTYRWDFDNDGIWDTEWLTNSIITHKWVDDWMGIVKLEVNDGNLTNSTTTQVTVDNAAPIVNAAENITINEGDTTQFNATYTDPGTLDTHTITWNFGDGTTTTNTLNPTHTYQDNGNYTTTLTITDNNGATTTKTLTITVNNLPPIVNPGTNKTINEGDTTQFNATYTDPGILDTHTITWNFGDGTTTTNTLNPTHTYQDNGNYTTTLTITDNDNATTTKTLKITVNNVLPTVNAGLDQSTIVGNQVNFSGKFTDPGVLDTHTITWNFGDGTTTTGTLNPIHKYSNKGNYTVKLTVTDNSGENSTDTLLVSVKPISVNLVIDPDTINMKSNGKWVTAYITLPSSYSANNIDVNSIKLSYGNKSVSASKYKVKNGILVVKFEKDKIKNLFSNSITNATVSVTGKILSNDQYLEFEGSDDVTIKQNGSCQNIWEKWINFLYSIIFRKCLDDF from the coding sequence AACATCACACAAAACAGTGGAACAGGACTAACAACCATCGGATCCAACACAATCATACAAAACAACAACCTACAAAACAACACCGGATACGGAATCGACACCAACGGACAAAACAACACACTAACACAAAACCAAATCACAAATAACGGAGCAGCCGGAATACAAATTAATGGTATGAATAACATCATCAACAACAATATAATCGCTAAAAACGGATACAGTCCACCTTATAGATGGAATAAAGGAGGAATATGTTTAATAAGTGGTAACCAAAGCGTTATTAATAATTTAATTGCTGAGAACACCGATGGAATTACAATTTCTACCTCAAACAACACCATAAAACAAAATACGTTCATCAACAACAACATAGGACTGACCCTAAGCTCAACAAATAACACAGTAACCTTAAATAATATTTCAAACGGTGCTACAGGAGTTTCCATAAGTACAAATGAAAATTTCTACAATAACACTATCTTTAATTGTACTACTGGAGTCTCACTGATTTCAGCACGCATTTCAGGAAATACAATTATGAATTGTAGCACTGGAATTTCCTTAACCACACCAAACAACAAGGTTTCTAAAAATACAATTACAAATAACGCCGTAGGAGTCTATATAGGATCCACCAATAACCAAGTTTCCGAAAACGAAATAAAAGGAAATCAAGAAGGAATACGTGTTTATAGAACTTCAAATAATTTAATTTCTGAAAATAATATAACTAAAAATGTTATTGGGCTAAGAATCGTTTCTGCAACAAAAAATAATATTGTTAACAATGAAATCCTTAACAATTCTTTAAATGGATGTTTAATAGAATCATCATACTCTAACTTACTGTTTGAGAACACATTGAGATTTAATAAAAATGGACTATCCTCCATCTCATCCGTGAGTTTAGTTTTAAATAGCTTAATTTTAAACAATCTCGAAAATGATATTTCAATGAATAATTCCAAAGCAGATATTGCATATTCAACATATGATGAAACTAAAACGACTTTTAGTAATAACTCCATCATAACTCCAACTTGGGAATTTTATGTCGTTGTTTTAGACAAAAACAGAAATCAAGTAGAAAATGCTTCAATAACAATCAAAAATAATAATGGAACTATAATAGGTCAGGGTATCACTAATTCACATGGTTTGTTCAAACTAGATAATGCTGCATGGTATAATCGTACAGAAAATTCTTCACAAGCCCCTTATAAAATATCGGTCATATTAAATGGGAAAGAATACTGCTTTGAAAATAATATAACACAAAGAGCAGTAGGATATCCTGCGGGCCCATTAGAATGTTTGTTACCAGTTATTGATCCAGCACATGCAACATTGCCAGATGGAGATGGAGATGGAGATGGAGATGGAGATGGAGATGGAGATGGAGATGGAGATGGAGATGGAGATGGAGATGGAGATGGAGATGGAGATGGAGATGGAGACCAGTATCCACCAATATATAAAGAAATATATCAAAAATATGTGGAGACTGCAAAGAACCATATAGAACTCTATGTTTCATTACCACCATTAGATATCAATTCACAGACTTATGTAAGATTTGGCCAATCTGTTGAACAACCAGTTTACATAACAAACTTGGGCACTATAGATACTGGACAGCTACTTATCTACATAAAAATGGAACAAAACGACCAATTCTTTAATATAACTGGAGTAAGATTAATTTCAACTATAAAATCAGGGAATACAACCGAAAAAGCATATAAATACTTACTAACTCAAGAAGAAATGTCAAAAATGGTTTCAAAAGAGGAACCTGCAACTATTGCATTACCAAATATTGCTCCGGGATCATGCATTGAGCTCTCAGTAACAATACAAGCAGGACCCCTACCGGCAGACATACCACCTAGACAAGTTTATACAAAAACAGAATCTCTTAAAGTTTCAATTTTTGGTACGGAAGACACACAAGTATACCAGTCAGGTTTAGAGTTCAGACAAAAATTAAATGGAAGTGAATGGACACCTATTGGAAAATCATATAAAGGAAATACCTCTTTTTATAATGATCTTCAAATAAGCAATTCCATAAAAGTACTAACAGCAGCAATTTCAGAACGATTTCCTCCTTTTAAAATAATAGAATTAGCATTCGATCTAAATGAATCTAGAAAAAATGCTGAATTCGGTGGACAAATTTACAATCGAACAATAATAGTCAATACAGTTTATGTCGATGAAGCCGGTAGAATACAGCCCATAACCATACGTAGAGATCTAATGGACAACGAAACTATCCCGTCAGACTTAAATTATGAGTTTAGGTATGAGTTAAAGTATGGATTAGATGCTCAAATTAGATTTGCAAGAGAAGATAGTGTAAAAATAACTGCAATAGGTTCAAGAGACCCTAATAATAAAATAGGAATTGGCGGTGAAGGTGATCAAGGATTTATACCTTATATACAAACAATCCCATATATAATAAATTTTGAAAATATGGAAAATGCTTCAGCACCTGCACAGAAAGTCGTAATTCTGGATCAGTTGGATGAAAACTTTGATTGGAGAACATTCAAATTTGGGAATATAAAAATTGGTAATCAAACCATACCCTCTTGGCAAGATTTAGTTGATTTACGACCATACCAAAATTTAATAGTAAAAATTAATCGAACTATAGATTATGAAACAGGACTAGTTAAATGGGAATTTATTTCAATAGATCCAGATACGGGTTTAATGACAACCAAGCCTCTAGCTGGATTTTTACCACCCAATATTATCCAACCTGAGGGAGAAGGGGCTGTAAGGTACACTATTCAACCAAAATTAAATCTAACCTCCGGAACAACATTGAAAAACAAGGCTTGGATAATATTTGACAACAATGACCCAATAGAAACCAATGAAGTCATAAACACAATAGATGATGAAAAACCAACAAGTAATGTAATTCAACTCCCAGGGAATACTAATCAGACAGATTTTGAAGTTTCATGGATTGGAAACGATAATAATGGATCTGGAATATCCAAATATACAATATATGTTTCAGATAATAATGGATCATACAACATTTGGTTAGAAACCAATGAAACTTTCGCGACATATAATGGAACTTTAGGTCATACATATAAATTCTTTAGTATAGCAGAAGACAACGTAGTTAACACAGAGTTAGCTCCAAGAGAACCAGATGCAATGACCACCATAATAACCAATCTAGCACCAATGGCCCACCTATTAGAATCTTATTTAGGAGAAGAAGGTTCAGAAATAACCTTTAATGCATCTACATCATGTGATCCAGATGGAGATAACCTTACATACCGCTGGGACTTTGATAATGACGGAATCTGGGATACTGAGTGGCTAACTAATTCAATAATTACTCATAAGTGGGTTGATGACTGGATGGGAATAGTTAAATTGGAAGTTAATGATGGAAATTTAACCAATTCAACTACTACCCAAGTAACAGTTGACAATGCAGCCCCTATTGTAAACGCAGCAGAAAACATTACAATCAATGAAGGAGACACCACACAATTCAACGCCACCTACACCGACCCAGGAACACTAGACACACACACCATAACCTGGAACTTCGGAGACGGAACAACCACCACCAACACACTAAACCCAACACACACCTACCAAGACAACGGAAACTACACAACAACACTAACAATAACCGACAACAACGGAGCAACCACAACCAAAACACTAACAATAACCGTAAACAACCTACCACCAATCGTAAACCCCGGAACAAACAAAACCATAAATGAAGGAGACACCACACAATTCAACGCCACCTACACCGACCCAGGAATACTAGACACACACACCATAACCTGGAACTTCGGAGACGGGACAACCACCACCAACACACTAAACCCAACACACACCTACCAAGACAACGGAAACTACACAACAACACTAACAATAACCGACAATGACAATGCAACAACTACAAAAACATTAAAAATAACGGTGAATAATGTTCTTCCTACAGTTAATGCTGGTTTAGATCAGAGCACAATAGTTGGAAATCAAGTCAATTTCAGTGGTAAATTCACGGATCCTGGAGTTTTAGACACACACACCATAACCTGGAACTTCGGAGACGGAACAACCACCACCGGAACACTAAACCCAATACATAAGTACTCCAATAAAGGCAATTACACTGTTAAATTAACCGTGACTGATAACAGCGGCGAGAACAGCACAGATACGTTACTCGTCTCAGTTAAACCAATTTCAGTGAATTTAGTTATTGATCCAGATACCATAAACATGAAAAGTAATGGAAAATGGGTCACAGCATATATAACTCTACCTTCTAGCTACAGTGCAAATAATATTGATGTTAACAGCATCAAGTTGTCTTATGGAAATAAAAGTGTTTCTGCTTCTAAATACAAGGTTAAAAATGGAATTTTAGTGGTTAAGTTTGAAAAAGATAAGATTAAAAACTTATTTTCAAATTCAATAACCAATGCTACCGTTTCGGTCACGGGAAAAATACTCTCCAATGACCAATACCTTGAATTTGAGGGATCCGATGATGTAACTATTAAACAAAATGGATCTTGTCAGAACATTTGGGAAAAGTGGATCAACTTTTTGTACTCCATTATTTTTAGAAAATGTTTAGATGACTTTTAA
- a CDS encoding gamma carbonic anhydrase family protein, which produces MESKKIHPTTKIFPGSHIIGNVKIGQDSSLWYNAVIRGDIESIIIGNFSNVQDNCVVHSSREYSVEVGDYVSIGHGAVVHGCKLGDNVLVGMNATILNGAEIGENSIIGAGAVVTEGKKFPPESLIIGLPAKAVRSLSQEQIKSIKDNALRYVELSKKHSDEKNSIMK; this is translated from the coding sequence ATGGAATCCAAAAAAATCCACCCCACTACAAAAATATTTCCGGGTTCACACATCATAGGAAATGTTAAAATAGGCCAAGATTCTTCATTATGGTACAATGCAGTCATAAGAGGAGATATTGAATCTATAATCATAGGCAATTTTTCTAATGTTCAGGATAATTGCGTGGTTCATTCTTCCAGAGAATATTCAGTAGAAGTAGGAGATTATGTTTCCATAGGCCATGGTGCAGTTGTGCATGGCTGCAAATTAGGTGACAATGTCTTGGTGGGCATGAATGCTACCATATTAAATGGAGCTGAAATTGGAGAAAATTCCATCATTGGTGCGGGAGCGGTGGTGACAGAAGGTAAAAAATTCCCTCCAGAAAGTTTAATAATTGGTTTACCAGCTAAAGCTGTTAGAAGCTTGTCGCAAGAACAGATAAAATCCATTAAAGACAACGCCCTTAGATATGTGGAGCTTTCTAAGAAACACTCTGATGAAAAAAATTCAATCATGAAATAA
- the hisC gene encoding histidinol-phosphate transaminase: MVKVRKIINELDPYVPGRSINEIAAEYNLKKEDIIKLGSNENPMGPSPKAMVAVESEISKISQYPESGLGDLKEEIARYSRVSPEQVIIGGDGADEIIEMLGKTFIDLGCEFIVALPSYMYYEYTLQNYEAVPVYARWDVEENKLDVQSVLDVISEKTRLIFLCTPNNPTGGLIDKKDIKTILEATDALVVVDEAYFEFSLVDNVDLLDDYSNLFIMRTFSKVLGLAGMRIGYGLSNSKIIEYMHRAKPVFSLTKLSHAAALATLKDTEYIKKSTELSIASREFLYDEISKIDNIQIFASKSNYLLMDIRKTGMNAAELSKKLLKNGIIVRDCTSFKGLDEYWIRASVGTLKQDAKFVKILKELVSS; this comes from the coding sequence ATGGTCAAAGTACGTAAAATTATCAATGAACTGGACCCTTATGTTCCTGGAAGGTCTATTAATGAAATTGCAGCAGAATACAACCTTAAAAAGGAAGATATTATAAAATTAGGATCCAATGAAAACCCCATGGGACCATCTCCAAAGGCCATGGTGGCTGTAGAATCAGAAATCAGTAAAATCAGTCAGTATCCAGAATCCGGCCTGGGTGATCTTAAAGAAGAAATAGCTCGCTATTCCCGAGTTTCACCCGAGCAGGTGATAATTGGCGGAGATGGTGCTGATGAAATCATAGAAATGCTGGGAAAAACTTTCATAGACCTTGGATGTGAATTTATAGTAGCTTTACCATCTTATATGTACTATGAATACACTTTACAGAATTATGAGGCCGTTCCAGTTTATGCTCGCTGGGATGTTGAAGAAAATAAACTGGATGTGCAATCCGTACTGGATGTTATCAGTGAAAAGACTCGATTAATATTTTTATGCACCCCCAACAATCCTACCGGCGGTTTAATTGATAAAAAAGATATAAAAACCATATTAGAAGCTACTGATGCATTGGTTGTGGTTGATGAGGCCTATTTTGAGTTTTCACTTGTAGATAATGTGGATCTTCTGGATGATTATTCCAATTTATTTATTATGCGGACATTTTCCAAAGTTCTGGGCCTGGCCGGTATGAGAATTGGGTACGGACTATCCAACAGCAAAATAATTGAATACATGCATCGGGCCAAACCAGTTTTCAGTTTAACCAAACTTTCCCATGCTGCAGCTCTAGCAACCCTCAAAGACACGGAGTATATTAAAAAATCAACCGAACTTTCTATTGCTAGTAGAGAATTTTTGTATGATGAAATTTCTAAAATAGATAATATACAAATATTTGCATCAAAATCTAATTATCTGTTAATGGATATTAGAAAAACGGGTATGAATGCAGCAGAATTAAGTAAAAAACTATTAAAAAATGGGATTATTGTTAGAGATTGTACTTCCTTTAAAGGGCTTGACGAATATTGGATTAGGGCCAGTGTAGGTACATTAAAACAAGATGCGAAGTTTGTAAAAATTTTAAAAGAATTAGTTTCATCTTAA